Proteins co-encoded in one Nothobranchius furzeri strain GRZ-AD chromosome 4, NfurGRZ-RIMD1, whole genome shotgun sequence genomic window:
- the trabd gene encoding traB domain-containing protein, whose translation MDQDNNLEDEPVSHSEDVPPCIPPGLADGETLDMLWKLRAQRRQSSPELPETVSRLTAPDGSVLYLVGTAHFSDSSKKDVATTIRAVLPDVVVVELCQYRVSMLRMDENTLLKEAKDINLEKVQQAIKQNGLMSGLMQILLLKVSAHITEQLGMAPGGEFREAFKEAGQVPFCKFHLGDRPIPVTFKRAIAALSLWQKVRLAWGLCFLSDPISKEDVEKCKQKDLLEQTMSEMIGEFPALHQTIVAERDIYLTHALRQVTRCVEAPSSAQRVPAVVVGVVGMGHVPGIEQNWEKELNINEILSVAPPSRFGWVLRTALKGVLVGILGYACYRAGGGVGRTLMSLPAVQSLLETLRLRPS comes from the exons CTGATGGCGAGACACTGGACATGCTGTGGAAGCTGCGAGCGCAGCGTCGTCAGTCATCTCCTGAGCTTCCAGAGACAGTGTCCCGTCTTACTGCCCCAGATGGCAGCGTCCTCTACCTGGTGGGCACTGCTCATTTCAGCGACAGCAGCAAGAAGGATGTAGCTACG ACCATCCGTGCTGTGCTGCctgatgtggtggtggtggagctGTGCCAGTACAGGGTGTCGATGCTGAGGATGGACGAGAATACGCTGCTGAAGGAGGCCAAAGACATCAACCTGGAGAAGGTTCAGCAAGCCATAAAACAG AATGGGCTGATGTCAGGCCTGATGCAGATTCTCCTGCTCAAAGTTTCAGCTCACATCACCGAGCAGCTGGGAATGGCACCTGGAGGGGAGTTTAGGGAGGCATTCAAGGAG GCTGGACAGGTGCCATTTTGTAAATTTCACCTTGGGGACAGGCCGATCCCTGTGACGTTTAAGAGGGCCATAGCTGCTCTGAGTCTGTGGCAGAAGGTCCGTCTGGCCTGGGGTCTGTGTTTTCTGTCGGATCCAATCAG TAAAGAGGACGTAGAGAAGTGCAAGCAAAAGGATTTGTTGGAGCAAACCATGTCAGAAATGATTGGAGAGTTTCCTGCTCTTCACCAAACTATTGTGGCTGAAAGAGACATCTACCTCACGCACGCCCTCCGCCAAGTCACGCGCTGCGTGGAGGCGCCATCTAGTGCCCAGA GAGTGCCTGCTGTGGTGGTGGGAGTTGTAGGAATGGGTCACGTTCCTGGCATTGAGCAGAACTGGGAGAAGGAGCTCAACATTAATGAAATCCTGAG TGTTGCACCCCCCTCACGGTTTGGCTGGGTGCTACGAACAGCCCTAAAGGGTGTCCTGGTGGGAATTCTGGGATATGCCTGCTATCGTGCTGGAGGAGGTGTAGGTAGAACGCTGATGTCTCTGCCTGCAGTCCAATCATTACTGGAAACACTGCGGCTTCGTCCTTCTTGA
- the mapk12a gene encoding mitogen-activated protein kinase 12, which translates to MKRVRPGFYLKEINQTSWRVPERYQDLKQEGVGAYGTVCSALDTRTGAKVAIKKLYRPFQSEIFAKRAFRELRLLKHMKHENVIGLLDVFTPDLSLDRFRDVFIVMPYELTDLGKLMKKLKLSDEKIKYLVYQMLKGLKYIHSAGVIHRDLKPSNLAVNQDCELKILDFGLARQTDSEMTGYVVTRWYRAPEVMLNWMHYTQTVDIWSVGCIMAEMLQGKPLFKGTDHLDQLDQIWKVTGTPTKELISKLESEDAKEYLKNVSPMPKADMQKLFSGAGPHAVTVLEHMLQLDPEARITAAEALTLPYFAEFREPDEETEAERYDDVIDNSDLSVDQWKRHVFTEILTFKPVLSNSKESAL; encoded by the exons ATGAAGCGGGTCAGACCAGGTTTTTACTTGAAGGAAATAAACCAAACCTCGTGGAGAGTGCCGGAGCGGTACCAGGACCTGAAGCAGGAGGGGGTGGGAGCGTACGGAACAGTGTG CTCAGCTCTGGACACCAGAACAGGAGCCAAAGTTGCAATCAAGAAGCTCTACAGACCCTTCCAGTCTGAAATCTTTGCAAAGCGGGCCTTCAGGGAGCTGAGGCTTCTCAAGCACATGAAACACGAGAAT GTGATCGGTCTGCTGGATGTGTTCACGCCAGACCTTAGTTTGGACAGGTTTCGGGATGT TTTTATAGTGATGCCGTATGAGCTGACGGATCTGGGAAAGTTGATGAAGAAGCTTAAGCTATCAGATGAAAAAATAAAGTATCTGGTTTATCAGATGCTTAAAGGTCTTAAG TACATTCATTCTGCTGGCGTGATTCACAGG GATTTAAAACCATCAAATCTTGCTGTCAACCAGGACTGTGAGCTCAAG ATTTTAGACTTTGGTTTGGCACGGCAGACGGACAGTGAGATGACGGGGTACGTTGTGACTCGCTGGTACCGGGCTCCAGAGGTCATGCTGAACTGGATGCATTATACACAAACTG TGGATATttggtcggtgggctgcatcatgGCAGAGATGCTGCAAGGAAAACCTCTTTTTAAAGGGACCGACC ATCTAGATCAGCTGGACCAGATCTGGAAGGTCACAGGAACGCCGACCAAAGAATTAATATCAAAACTGGAGTCGGAGGAT GCTAAAGAATACCTAAAGAATGTGTCACCAATGCCCAAAGCAGATATGCAGAAGTTGTTTTCTGGTGCTGGTCCACATG CTGTGACGGTGTTGGAGCACATGCTGCAGCTGGATCCGGAGGCCCGGATAACGGCTGCAGAGGCGCTCACCCTGCCTTACTTTGCAGAGTTTCGAGAACCAGACGAGGAGACGGAGGCTGAGCGGTACGACGATGTGATTGACAACTCCGACCTCAGTGTGGATCAGTGGAAAC GACATGTCTTCACTGAGATCTTGACCTTCAAGCCTGTTTTGTCAAATTCCAAAGAATCTGCCCTTTAA
- the selenoo1 gene encoding selenoprotein O1 codes for MAYLGPRLGASRIFSHGATVFRLLGTFGMDGMGLATSRSPLERLEFDNAVLRKLPLDPSEESGVRLVKGACFSRVTPQPLNNPRFVAVSREALALLGLDADQVVNDPLGPQYLSGSKVMPGSEPAAHCYCGHQFGQFAGQLGDGAACYLGEVKAPLGQSSELLRENPSGRWELQVKGAGLTPYSRQADGRKVLRSSIREFLCSEAMFFLGVPTTRAGSVVTSDSRVLRDVHYSGHPRHERCSVVLRIAPTFLRFGSFEIFKRADEFTGRQGPSYGHDEIRGQMLDYVIEMFYPEIQQNHPDRVERNVAFFREVMHRTARLVAQWQCVGFCHGVLNTDNMSILGLTLDYGPYGFMDRFDPDFICNASDSSGRYSYQAQPAICRWNLLKLAEALAPELPAERAEAVMDEYLDLFNRFYLENMRKKLGLFIKEEPEDEMLITELLQTMHNTGADFTNTFRSLSLICCPTEAETEGEEDLRRTADLLLHQCASLEELKAANKPTMDPRELAMLLSLAQSNPSLFQMISDRVTIARQLDKLGKLKDLTETSQEELRAKQAEEWTSWITRYRKRLARELEGQSDEQAVKEERVRVMNSANPRVVLRNYIAQNAIEAAENGDFSEVQRVLRVLEKPFSSQPGLELPARVSGHGTTAQMERDEGEEQQQQASSSAARNPVPYDSKPPAWAQELCVTUSS; via the exons ATGGCTTATTTAGGACCTCGGCTCGGAGCTTCACGCATCTTTAGTCACGGTGCGACCGTCTTCAGACTCCTCGGTACTTTCGGTATGGACGGGATGGGTCTGGCCACGAGTCGTTCTCCTCTGGAGAGGCTCGAATTTGACAACGCAGTCCTGAGAAAACTCCCCCTGGACCCGTCCGAGGAGTCGGGGGTTCGGCTGGTGAAAGGAGCGTGTTTCTCTCGGGTGACCCCCCAGCCGCTGAACAACCCTCGCTTCGTGGCGGTGTCGCGGGAAGCCCTGGCGCTGCTGGGACTGGACGCAGACCAGGTCGTGAACGACCCTCTGGGTCCGCAGTACCTCAGCGGGTCCAAAGTTATGCCTGGATCCGAACCCGCGGCTCACTGTTACTGCGGCCACCAGTTCGGCCAGTTCGCCGGGCAGCTCGGCGACGGGGCAGCCTGCTACCTGGGGGAGGTGAAGGCTCCACTCGGCCAAAGCTCCGAGCTGCTCCGGGAAAACCCGAGTGGACGCTGGGAGTTACAGGTGAAAGGGGCTGGACTCACCCCCTACTCCAG ACAAGCTGATGGCCGTAAGGTCCTGCGGTCCAGTATAAGAGAGTTCCTGTGTAGCGAGGCCATGTTCTTCCTCGGTGTGCCCACCACCAGAGCAGGCTCTGTGGTCACCTCTGACAGTAGAGTTCTACGGGATGTGCATTACAGCGGGCATCCCCGTCACGAGAGATGCTCAGTTGTCCTCCGAATTGCTCCCACCTTCCTCAG GTTTGGATCCTTTGAGATCTTCAAACGCGCTGATGAGTTCACAGGCCGACAGGGTCCCAGTTATGGTCACGATGAGATCCGAGGTCAGATGTTGGATTATGTCATTGAGATGTTTTACCCTGAAATCCAGCAGAACCACCCGGACCGGGTGGAAAGGAATGTGGCTTTCTTCAGAGAG GTGATGCATCGGACAGCCCGACTTGTGGCTCAGTGGCAGTGTGTCGGATTTTGTCATGGAGTTCTGAACACGGACAACATGAGCATCTTGGGGCTGACTTTGGATTATGGCCCATACGGCTTCATGGACAG GTTTGATCCCGACTTCATTTGTAATGCGTCTGACAGCTCCGGCCGGTACTCCTATCAGGCCCAGCCGGCTATCTGCAGATGGAACCTGTTGAAGCTGGCTGAAGCTCTTGCCCCAGAACTCCCAGCGGAGCGGGCTGAAGCCGTTATGGATGAATACCTGGATCTGTTCAACCGCTTCTACCTGGAGAACATGAGGAAGAAGCTGGGCTTGTTTATAAAGGAGGAACCTGAGGATGAGATGCTGATCACTGAGCTGCTGCAGACGATGCACAACACCG GTGCGGACTTCACCAACACCTTCCGAAGCTTGAGTCTGATCTGCTGTCCAACTGAAGCAGAAACGGAAGGAGAGGAAGATCTGAGGAGAACTGCGGACCTCCTTCTTCATCAGTGCGCCTCTTTAGAGGAGCTGAAGGCTGCCAACAAACCCACGATGGATCCACG TGAGCTTGCGATGCTGCTCTCGTTGGCTCAGAGCAACCCGTCTCTGTTCCAGATGATCTCAGACCGAGTGACGATAGCCAGGCAGTTGGACAAACTCGGCAAACTAAAGGACCTGACGGAGACGAGTCAGGAGGAGCTGAGAGCCAAACAGGCTGAGGAGTGGACCTCCTGGATCACACGCTATAG GAAGCGTCTGGCCCGCGAGCTGGAGGGTCAGAGTGACGAGCAGGCTGTGAAGGAGGAGAGGGTGAGGGTGATGAACAGCGCCAACCCTCGCGTGGTGCTCAGGAACTACATCGCCCAAAATGCAATAGAGGCTGCTGAGAACGGTGACTTTTCTGAG GTCCAACGAGTCCTCAGGGTTCTGGAGAAACCGTTCTCCTCTCAGCCTGGACTGGAGCTTCCTGCACGGGTGAGCGGACATGGAACCACTGCACAGATGGAAAGGGACGAAGGCGAGGAGCAGCAGCAACAAGCATCTTCATCAGCAGCCCGAAACCCGGTGCCTTACGACAGCAAGCCCCCAGCCTGGGCACAGGAACTCTGTGTCACATGATCCTCGTAA